The Streptomyces sp. NBC_00102 genome segment CGCCGAGCCAGGCCAAGTACGTCAAGTGCGTGCGCGGCGCGGTGCTGGACGTCATCGTGGACATCCGGGTCGGCTCCCCCACGTACAAGCAGTGGGAGGCCGTCCGGCTCGACGACGTGGACCACCACGCGGTCTACCTCTCCGAGGGCCTCGGCCACGCCTTCATGGCGCTGACCGACGACGCCACCGTGGTGTACCTGTGCTCCGAGGGGTACGCCCCCGGTCGCGAGCACGGCATCAACCCGCTCGACCCGGAGCTGGGCATCGAGTGGCCCGAGGGCATCACCCCGCTGCTCTCGGACAAGGACGCGGACGCCCCGACCCTGGCCGAGGCCGAGGCGCAGGGCCTGCTGCCCTCCTACGAGGACTGCCAGGCCTACTACGAGCAGCTGCGCACCCGGGGCTGACCGGTCCGGCAGCGCCCGTACGAGAACGCCCGGCCGGGGAACACCGGCCGGGCGTTCGGCGTCTCCCACCGCGGCCGCGGGCCGGAACGCCGACGGCCGGACCCCCGCCCGGGTGGGCGGGGGTCCGGCCGTGGTGGGACCGGCGCGTCAGCCGCGCTCGGCGGCGACGAGGGCGGGGAACGCCTCGGCCAGCGCCTCGTGCCAGTCGCGGACCGGCGCGATCCCGGCGGCGGACCAGCGGTCGTGGCCGAGCACGCTGTACGCCGGACGGGGAGCGGGCCGGACGAAGGCCTCGCTGGTGGTCGGACGGACCCGCTCGGGGTCCGCGCCCAGCAGCCGGAAGATCTCCCGGGTGAAGCCGAACCAGGTCGTC includes the following:
- the rfbC gene encoding dTDP-4-dehydrorhamnose 3,5-epimerase, encoding MRQLDIAGAWVQEPKVFPDSRGSFHEWFKAADFTEAAGHGLQLAQANCSVSSRGTLRGIHFADVPPSQAKYVKCVRGAVLDVIVDIRVGSPTYKQWEAVRLDDVDHHAVYLSEGLGHAFMALTDDATVVYLCSEGYAPGREHGINPLDPELGIEWPEGITPLLSDKDADAPTLAEAEAQGLLPSYEDCQAYYEQLRTRG